A stretch of the Neodiprion lecontei isolate iyNeoLeco1 chromosome 4, iyNeoLeco1.1, whole genome shotgun sequence genome encodes the following:
- the LOC107222824 gene encoding pacifastin-like protease inhibitor cvp4, with the protein MKKVFIYAFTFMSLFYAEVVKGASQDWPETELNLHRVNPYKLMLHKRSIPNSQVCIPGTTKRKECNECLCVGDGSEWSCSRMECLQFASTPRSSDDASINPDQAKNLRRTKRKLLIQGPCDRATYMYECNHCWCEPDSWGGHYACTTNPCPTSTSRTNA; encoded by the exons ATGAAGAAGGTGTTCATATACGCTTTCACTTTCATGAGTCTGTTTTACGCAGAAGTTG tCAAAGGAGCTTCGCAAGATTGGCCAGAGACGGAGCTAAATCTGCATCGTGTAAATCCGTACAAACTAATGTTGCACAAGAGAAGTATCCCGAACTCTCAGGTCTGCATACCGGGTACTACGAAACGCAAGGAATGCAACGAATGCCTCTGTGTCGGGGACGGTTCAGAGTGGTCCTGCTCCAGAATGGAGTGTCTTCAATTTGCATCAACACCCCGGAGTTCCGACGACGCTTCAATAAATCCAGATCAAGCGAAAAATTTGCGTCGTACGAAGCGAA AGTTACTGATCCAGGGCCCCTGTGATAGAGCAACGTACATGTACGAATGTAACCATTGTTGGTGCGAACCTGACAGCTGGGGCGGCCATTACGCCTGCACCACGAATCCCTGTCCAACTTCTACGTCGCGTACAAATGCCTGA
- the LOC107222825 gene encoding pacifastin-like protease inhibitor cvp4 isoform X2: protein MMKNLPVCFLILVVLAIGIHGHPSGQVRQQICTPGTQTKIDCNTCTCSQDGTALACTKMMCVQIPKEYLNADGSLKLPHQDNPLLRTKRDQVCQPNAVRIWDCNTCRCNPQGTAEACTRSICPKPQELPRVRRDLPNPLKCKPNEGFMDDCNHCWCSRDGRSAACTLMACPPNNLTRQRRETRCTPNERFMDDCNHCTCSPDGRSAICTLMACLPKDFKPPSLRT, encoded by the exons ATGATGAAGAATCTTCCAGTATGCTTTTTGATTCTCGTGGTGTTGGCGATTG GAATCCATGGACACCCAAGTGGCCAAGTACGGCAACAGATTTGCACACCAGGGACACAGACTAAAATAGACTGCAACACGTGCACCTGCTCTCAGGATGGAACTGCTTTGGCTTGCACTAAAATGATGTGCGTCCAAATACCaaaagaatatttgaatgcGGATGGCTCCCTAAAGCTTCCTCATCAGGACAACCCGTTGCTTCGTACCAAACGAG ATCAAGTGTGCCAGCCAAATGCCGTGAGAATATGGGATTGCAATACTTGTCGATGCAACCCGCAGGGAACCGCCGAGGCGTGCACCAGGAGTATATGCCCAAAACCTCAGGAACTTCCACGGGTACGACGTGACCTCCCCAATCCTCTGAAATGCAAGCCGAATGAAGGCTTCATGGATGATTGTAATCACTGTTGGTGTTCGCGGGATGGTCGTTCAGCTGCTTGTACCCTGATGGCATGTCCTCCTAACAACCTTACGAGACAGCGACGTGAGACTCGCTGTACACCAAACGAAAGGTTCATGGACGACTGTAATCATTGCACATGTTCACCCGATGGTCGGTCTGCGATATGTACGCTCATGGCGTGCCTGCCAAAAGATTTTAAGCCGCCGTCTCTTCGGACATAG
- the LOC107222825 gene encoding prolow-density lipoprotein receptor-related protein 1 isoform X3 — MMKNLPVCFLILVVLAIGIHGHPNGKVREQICTPGTQTKVDCNMCTCSEDGTALACTKMMCVETLREYLNANGLRKLLNQDNPLLRTKRDQVCQPNAVRIWDCNTCRCNPQGTAEACTRSICPKPQELPRVRRDLPNPLKCKPNEGFMDDCNHCWCSRDGRSAACTLMACPPNNLTRQRRETRCTPNERFMDDCNHCTCSPDGRSAICTLMACLPKDFKPPSLRT, encoded by the exons ATGATGAAGAATCTTCCAGTATGCTTTTTGATTCTCGTGGTGTTGGCGATTG GAATCCACGGACACCCAAATGGCAAAGTACGGGAACAGATTTGCACACCAGGGACACAGACTAAGGTAGACTGCAATATGTGCACCTGTTCTGAGGATGGAACTGCTTTGGCCTGCACTAAAATGATGTGCGTAGAAACACTAAGAGAATATTTGAATGCGAATGGCTTACGAAAGCTTCTTAATCAAGACAACCCGTTGCTTCGTACCAAACGAG ATCAAGTGTGCCAGCCAAATGCCGTGAGAATATGGGATTGCAATACTTGTCGATGCAACCCGCAGGGAACCGCCGAGGCGTGCACCAGGAGTATATGCCCAAAACCTCAGGAACTTCCACGGGTACGACGTGACCTCCCCAATCCTCTGAAATGCAAGCCGAATGAAGGCTTCATGGATGATTGTAATCACTGTTGGTGTTCGCGGGATGGTCGTTCAGCTGCTTGTACCCTGATGGCATGTCCTCCTAACAACCTTACGAGACAGCGACGTGAGACTCGCTGTACACCAAACGAAAGGTTCATGGACGACTGTAATCATTGCACATGTTCACCCGATGGTCGGTCTGCGATATGTACGCTCATGGCGTGCCTGCCAAAAGATTTTAAGCCGCCGTCTCTTCGGACATAG
- the LOC107222825 gene encoding pacifastin-like protease inhibitor cvp4 isoform X1 — protein sequence MMKSLRVCSVILVVLAIGIHGHPSGQVRQQICTPGTQTKIDCNTCTCSQDGTALACTKMMCVQIPKEYLNADGSLKLPHQDNPLLRTKRDQVCQPNAVRIWDCNTCRCNPQGTAEACTRSICPKPQELPRVRRDLPNPLKCKPNEGFMDDCNHCWCSRDGRSAACTLMACPPNNLTRQRRETRCTPNERFMDDCNHCTCSPDGRSAICTLMACLPKDFKPPSLRT from the exons ATGATGAAGAGTCTTCGAGTGTGCTCCGTGATTCTCGTGGTGTTGGCGATTG GAATCCATGGACACCCAAGTGGCCAAGTACGGCAACAGATTTGCACACCAGGGACACAGACTAAAATAGACTGCAACACGTGCACCTGCTCTCAGGATGGAACTGCTTTGGCTTGCACTAAAATGATGTGCGTCCAAATACCaaaagaatatttgaatgcGGATGGCTCCCTAAAGCTTCCTCATCAGGACAACCCGTTGCTTCGTACCAAACGAG ATCAAGTGTGCCAGCCAAATGCCGTGAGAATATGGGATTGCAATACTTGTCGATGCAACCCGCAGGGAACCGCCGAGGCGTGCACCAGGAGTATATGCCCAAAACCTCAGGAACTTCCACGGGTACGACGTGACCTCCCCAATCCTCTGAAATGCAAGCCGAATGAAGGCTTCATGGATGATTGTAATCACTGTTGGTGTTCGCGGGATGGTCGTTCAGCTGCTTGTACCCTGATGGCATGTCCTCCTAACAACCTTACGAGACAGCGACGTGAGACTCGCTGTACACCAAACGAAAGGTTCATGGACGACTGTAATCATTGCACATGTTCACCCGATGGTCGGTCTGCGATATGTACGCTCATGGCGTGCCTGCCAAAAGATTTTAAGCCGCCGTCTCTTCGGACATAG